Within the Musa acuminata AAA Group cultivar baxijiao chromosome BXJ2-9, Cavendish_Baxijiao_AAA, whole genome shotgun sequence genome, the region GACGGATGCCTGTCGTCCACAGGCAAAGGCCATGTGCGCTCTTTAATGCGCGCACCCATTGTCAAAGCGCTCATCAGGATCCCTGCTTCCTTCGAGTACCAAAGATTCCGAGCGAGAACCGCCGCCTTGCAATCTGTGTCCGAGCTTTTTCTGTCCCGTTCTTTTCCCCGTCTCTCGTTTGATTCAACTTCCAGAACCTAGGGAGAGGATGAGGAATAAATTCGTTGCGCCGCTGTTTTCTTGGTGGGTTTAGCTCGAGTTGTTCGGGAAGCTGAGATTTTGGAGTAAAGATCGTTTCTTGGAGCCACCTTGGTGCGGAATTCTGGACTTTCTGATCCTTTTGGTCTTTCTCAACATTGGTTCGAAACAGACGAGTTTGGCCTTAAAAGATTGATCTTGCGGTGAGGTAGAAGTTCTTTATTGCGATTGAAGGCTACATTTACTGCGTTTGGGGTACCAATTTAAGCTGCTTTGGTTTTATTGTTCAGAGTTCTGTAGGCTGATGCGCTATAAACAAATTAGACGAGGCGAAGGATGTCATGCTTGATCGAAGTTAATTTGTGTTGGTGCAAAGATTTCTTATTTATTCAATCGAAAGAAGAATTTAGCGTCTCTCCGTAAGGTTTTGCTGGGTTTGCATCAGCCATGACATGCCTCAACAATTAGAGCAGCTGCTTGTCATCTAGGCTTGTATGACTTTGGCATACAGAAATGTAGCGAGGAACACATGATATTGGACATCTAGCAAAGAAATCCGTAATGTTATCTTAAACCATAGGAAGTGAAGTCGTTCGGTTCGATCAAAGATGGCATGCACTTTTATGTTACCAACAATCATCTTGTCTTGTTTGTTCTTGGTGCCTCTCACCCAACCGAAGAAATCGACCCATACCCAGTTGTTGCTGCAGTTGAGGAAGCAGCTGGAGTACCCAATTCAGCTTGGTGCTTGGAACAACACCAATGATCTGTGCTATGCGCCGTCTTCACCTAGTCAAAGCATTACTTGTGATGGAAGCTCCGTCACAGAGCTCAAGATCGTGGGAGATAAGCTTGCAAAGCCTGGTAGATATGACGGTTACTCAGTTGCCGGCAAGACTCTTTCGCCGGGCTTTTCTGTTGATTCTTTTGTCACAACTCTGACTAGATTGACGAGCTTGAAAGTGGTCATCTTGGTTTCTTTGGGGATATGGGGTCCCCTCCCGGACAAGATCCATAGGATGTACTCACTTGAAGTGCTCGATTTAAGCTCAAACTTTTTCTATGGTTCCATCCCTCCCAAGATATCTGCCATGAAGAAGCTTCACACGTTTTCCCTGGATGGAAACTATTTCAATGACACCGTTCCTGATTGGTTTGCATCATTGGACAACCTCATGATTTTGAGCTTGCGGAGAAACAGCCTGAAGGGATTGTTGCCCGGATCAATTAGCAGAGTCAGCACACTAACTGAGCTTGCCTTGTCAGGCAATAGCATTTCAGGTAAAATCCCTGACCTAAGTAGCCTAAACAGCCTTGAGACATTGGACCTGGGAGACAACAGGTTGGACTCTGAACTGCCTATCATGCCCAAAGGTCTTGTCACTATCTTGCTCAGCAAGAATTTGTTGTCTGGTGAGATTCCACAGCAGTTTGGGGAGTTGGATCGACTCCAACACCTTGACCTTTCATTTAACTTACTTGAGGGGTCTCCGCTGGCAGCTTTATTTTCTTTGCCGAACATCAGCTATTTGAATCTGGCATCTAACATGCTCAGTGGGTCCCTTCCGAGCAGTTTAACTTGCAGCGGCGAACTTGGgtttattgacatatctagtaacAAACTCACTGGTGAATTACCTTCTTGTTTGAGCTCAAATTCGGATAGGAGAGTTGTAAAGTTCAACTTGAATTGTTTATCTCTGAACAGCCAGCATCAGCGTGGAGCGAATAATTGCCAACTAAATAACATGAACGGGAAAGAGTCCAAGCGGAAGAACACTTGGTTGAAAGTTTCTATCATTGGAGGAATTGTCTTAGTTATGCTATTGCTTTTGttagttctttttgtttcttgcaAAAGAAACTGTCATCGCGCAATAGCAGAGAAACAACAGTTGCCAAAGTCGGTGCCATCAGCCACAGGGTTCTCATCTGAGCTCCTTACTAATGCAAGTAAGTAATCGTCTTCTAGATTTTCCTGCTTTTTCAATCAGAATGTTGGTTATGCCACATTCATTTGCCATGGTGTGATCataaaagattttactaactagaGTGTCTTCATGCTTGACAAAGCATTTTTTGTTGTTTCTATTGTTGATCCATTCAACCAATAATAATCCTCTGTTTTGATATCTTGTTCATATTTTTCAGTAAAAGTTCAATTAAGTTCTAGCTGACACAAAAGGGACTATTTGGTGGATGATTTATGAAAGCAGATAAGTAAACCTTTTATGTCTGCCTTTGGCTGGTAGGTATTACTGGTATCAAGGGGTCTAGTTTTTCACTTGGGCAATAAGGAGACCAGTGTTTGTATAGTTGATTTGCAATATTTCTCGTATCAACTGGTGATTCTTTTTACATGTGTCCTTACTCATAGGCTTTGGGTTGGATATTTATTCTTGAAATTAATCTTCCATAGTGTAAGATTTGAGTAAACCTTAAAACCAATATTCTTTTCAATTATGCTTCAAGATTAACACAGTAATTAGGAATGGGCCTTATCTATCTTGGGGTTAGTTTAAAGTGTTATCCTAGATCGTCGTCTTTTTGAATTTCAAGATTTTTGAGTGATTAGATTAGTGGCAGGGTACTTTTTTCCTAAGTGCTTGATCTAACTggtaattcatttaatcttgtgttcaaatttaccaACCTGCTTCTCCCAATGGCCTTTAGAGTTTAGAATACCTACTGCGTTGACAGTGCAATTAGAAAAGTCGTTGACAGACATCTTCAGTTAGGGTGGTGGAATATCCAGGGGACATCTTTGTGATTTATGATGGCCAAGAAGGAGCGCAGGCCTTGATAATAAGTGTTTGAAATCACTGCCTTGGTAAGAAAATGGTTATGGTGGCTTGCTTAGAGCAAGGTTATGCATGACATAAGGTCATCAGGAGTGTGCATGGCTTCCAACAGAATCAGTAGGATGCTAAAGCATGAAAAAATGTCTCTTGTGCAATTCTCTCTAAGTTCATTTCATAGGATGACTTAGTAAGTTGTAAGGTAGAAATTGTCTTGTTTCTTAAAAGAGGACACATGCAAAGGGAAGGTTTCTTTGCCAGAAGCATCTCTCATGGttctaaattatatataatgCACCCATTTCATGATTTCACTGAGACGACAACACCATTTCCTGACACTATTTTCTCCAGAACTTACATGATAAGTCATTTTTCTTTGGGAGTATACAGATAAATTAGGACCAGGGATAGTTCTTGTGAttttttttgagaattttttaCTTGTTATGATTAAAATCCAAACATTGCCTAGTTTACTTGGGACAAGCAAATATTGAGGCCTTCAATTTCCTCCAAGATTTTGTTTTCTCTATTGATTTTGTCATTACGGCAATAAGTTCAGAATCTGCTGCAACCTTAAGGCTGAATTAAAACATCATCTATAATGGATATTGGCTCCTTAATATATGCAGAGATTGCCCAATCCAAGAGTATGCAGGATATAGTCCATATATATTAAGGGTTTTGGAAGTACGGTTGGGAGATTTCTTGATGGTTGTGCTATATCTTAGGCAGTCTTTTGTCTTTAGATGAATCAAAATGTGAATTCCAGTGTTAGAAAGAGTAGCATCTAGGCTGTCTGAGATTAAATTGCCACTGATCTCTTGTTGCATTTACAGTGAGATGGGTTGGAATTCCTGTATAAGCTTAGACCCTGTGGAAGCTTAGATTAAATTAAGATATATTTCCTGTACAAGCTTAACCTTATATATTTCCATATCCTGCGGCCTTGTTTCTATAGGAACTGCAAAAGAGTAGCATCTAGCTGTCTGAGATTAAATTGGTAATGTGGGCCATCTTTAACCTTCCTGATTTGGTGGATGTATGCTAAATCTTTTGTGAAGGCTTGGTAATGTTGATGAAATTTTAGAGCCATTTAGTTTCATCTCATATCAACCAAACTGGTCATAGTCATGTTCTGAGGCGTTCTGTTAAGTATAATATGATCAATTAGAATAACAATGAAGATGAACAAGAATTATAGCAAGGTTATTGCCAATGCTAAATGTCAAAAAATTTGGTCAAAGTATATCTTGGAGCTTAATAAAGAAAATGCTATACATGTGACAATACAAATTTAGTAGACTTTGGCCCTTTCAACTTTTAGTATGGGGTTTTCAGCATTGTGAGTGATGCTAGGTCTAAAATCATTAGCTTGTAAGAGAAAAGATCTTCCTTCTAATTTGACTTAATGAATCATGTAGGCCTAAAACTTTGCTACTGCTTAATGAAGCTAGAATTTTGAGATTTTGTGCAATTGTTAGTTTGCCTCATTTTCACCTGGTGACAAGAGGTG harbors:
- the LOC103997220 gene encoding probable inactive leucine-rich repeat receptor-like protein kinase At3g03770 isoform X1, yielding MACTFMLPTIILSCLFLVPLTQPKKSTHTQLLLQLRKQLEYPIQLGAWNNTNDLCYAPSSPSQSITCDGSSVTELKIVGDKLAKPGRYDGYSVAGKTLSPGFSVDSFVTTLTRLTSLKVVILVSLGIWGPLPDKIHRMYSLEVLDLSSNFFYGSIPPKISAMKKLHTFSLDGNYFNDTVPDWFASLDNLMILSLRRNSLKGLLPGSISRVSTLTELALSGNSISGKIPDLSSLNSLETLDLGDNRLDSELPIMPKGLVTILLSKNLLSGEIPQQFGELDRLQHLDLSFNLLEGSPLAALFSLPNISYLNLASNMLSGSLPSSLTCSGELGFIDISSNKLTGELPSCLSSNSDRRVVKFNLNCLSLNSQHQRGANNCQLNNMNGKESKRKNTWLKVSIIGGIVLVMLLLLLVLFVSCKRNCHRAIAEKQQLPKSVPSATGFSSELLTNARYVSQAMKLGTQVLPTYRTFSLEELKEATNNFEGSAFIGEGSTGKLYKGRLDNGTFIAIRCLSLFKRHSIRNLKFRLDLLSKLRHPHLVCLLGHCIDTTQDDSSINRVFLIYEYVANGNLQSHLSAERSMERALKWPDRLVVLIGIAKAVHFLHSGIIPGLYNNQLKTKNILLDEHFIAKVSDYGLSIIMEEIYKHEARAEGQKPIQSKSPELETANLEDDVYSLGFILLEALMGPSVSEQGSEHCLKELAMLVTRQTEQTRILDPVVLASASQDSLSIVISITSKCLYEESSRPSVEDVLWNLQYAEQVQATADGDRKSDIVSQA
- the LOC103997220 gene encoding probable inactive leucine-rich repeat receptor-like protein kinase At3g03770 isoform X2, whose amino-acid sequence is MACTFMLPTIILSCLFLVPLTQPKKSTHTQLLLQLRKQLEYPIQLGAWNNTNDLCYAPSSPSQSITCDGSSVTELKIVGDKLAKPGRYDGYSVAGKTLSPGFSVDSFVTTLTRLTSLKVVILVSLGIWGPLPDKIHRMYSLEVLDLSSNFFYGSIPPKISAMKKLHTFSLDGNYFNDTVPDWFASLDNLMILSLRRNSLKGLLPGSISRVSTLTELALSGNSISGKIPDLSSLNSLETLDLGDNRLDSELPIMPKGLVTILLSKNLLSGEIPQQFGELDRLQHLDLSFNLLEGSPLAALFSLPNISYLNLASNMLSGSLPSSLTCSGELGFIDISSNKLTGELPSCLSSNSDRRVVKFNLNCLSLNSQHQRGANNCQLNNMNGKESKRKNTWLKVSIIGGIVLVMLLLLLVLFVSCKRNCHRAIAEKQQLPKSVPSATGFSSELLTNARYVSQAMKLGTQVLPTYRTFSLEELKEATNNFEGSAFIGEGSTGKLYKGRLDNGTFIAIRCLSLFKRHSIRNLKFRLDLLSKLRHPHLVCLLGHCIDTTQDDSSINRVFLIYEYVANGNLQSHLSERSMERALKWPDRLVVLIGIAKAVHFLHSGIIPGLYNNQLKTKNILLDEHFIAKVSDYGLSIIMEEIYKHEARAEGQKPIQSKSPELETANLEDDVYSLGFILLEALMGPSVSEQGSEHCLKELAMLVTRQTEQTRILDPVVLASASQDSLSIVISITSKCLYEESSRPSVEDVLWNLQYAEQVQATADGDRKSDIVSQA